A window of the Coprobacter fastidiosus genome harbors these coding sequences:
- a CDS encoding DNA topoisomerase 3 gives MKVCIAEKPSVAKEIADIVGAKTRHDGYYEGNGYQVTWTFGHLCTLKEPHEYAPQWKSWSLWSLPMIPQRFGIKLIQDKGIEKQFGIIETLMSKAEAVINCGDAGQEGELIQRWVMQKAGCKCPVYRLWISSLTEESIREGFENLKKQEDFNTLYEAGLSRAIGDWLLGMNATRLYTLKYGQNKQVLSIGRVQTPTLALIVNRQLEIDNFVSQPYWELKTIYRETVFSVTKGRFQTVEEGESFLQEVLGIPFEVTDVSKKQGKEAPPRLFDLTSLQVECNKKFAFSAEDTLKLIQSLYEKKVTTYPRVDTTFLSDDIYPKVPGILQAIAFNSIYEPLITPLQKGKLPKPKKVFDNSKVTDHHAIIPTNVRPNNLTDNERKVYDLVARRFIAVFYPDCKIATTTVLGKVNNVEFKTTGKQVIEPGWRTVFEKDKDPEKENEEEKVLPDFIKGENGPHEPSLTEKWTQPPKLYTEATLLRAMETAGKLVDDDELRDALKENGIGRPSTRAAIIETLFKRNYIRKERKNLIPTSTGIELIQTIQDELLKSAELTGIWENKLRKIEHSEYNARNFLDELKIMVTQIVNHVRNDSVNRSITIQDTEKIETNKTKKTDTKKKSKNANPGKKEIKNQRLESEINEITCPICKQGKILKGKSAYGCSNWKNGCTFRINFSDCPPDISTEELQKVVEKYNTERNEE, from the coding sequence ATGAAAGTTTGTATTGCCGAGAAACCGAGTGTCGCAAAAGAAATTGCCGACATCGTAGGAGCAAAAACCAGACATGACGGATATTATGAAGGGAACGGATATCAGGTTACGTGGACATTCGGTCATCTTTGTACATTGAAAGAGCCTCACGAATATGCTCCACAATGGAAATCGTGGTCTTTATGGAGTCTTCCGATGATACCTCAACGATTCGGTATAAAGCTGATTCAGGATAAAGGCATTGAGAAACAATTCGGTATTATCGAAACTCTCATGTCCAAAGCTGAGGCTGTTATCAATTGCGGTGATGCAGGACAAGAAGGGGAACTTATACAACGTTGGGTAATGCAAAAAGCCGGCTGCAAATGTCCGGTATATAGACTATGGATATCCTCTCTTACCGAAGAGTCTATACGGGAAGGTTTTGAAAATTTGAAAAAACAAGAAGATTTCAATACTTTATATGAAGCCGGATTATCAAGAGCTATCGGAGACTGGTTATTGGGAATGAACGCTACCCGTTTATATACATTAAAATATGGCCAAAATAAACAAGTTTTATCAATAGGGCGTGTACAGACTCCTACTTTAGCTTTGATCGTCAACCGTCAGCTCGAAATTGATAATTTCGTGTCGCAACCCTATTGGGAACTCAAAACAATATATAGAGAAACCGTCTTTTCTGTTACGAAAGGCCGTTTTCAGACGGTAGAAGAAGGAGAGTCTTTTTTGCAAGAAGTTCTGGGAATCCCGTTTGAAGTAACCGATGTTTCCAAGAAACAAGGGAAAGAAGCTCCTCCCCGACTTTTTGATTTGACATCTCTACAAGTAGAATGCAATAAGAAATTTGCATTTTCGGCAGAAGATACACTCAAATTGATACAATCTTTGTATGAAAAGAAAGTAACGACCTATCCTCGTGTAGATACCACATTTTTAAGTGACGATATTTATCCTAAAGTTCCCGGAATACTGCAAGCCATAGCCTTTAATTCGATTTATGAACCGTTAATAACCCCTTTACAAAAAGGGAAACTGCCCAAACCTAAAAAAGTTTTTGACAATTCAAAAGTAACAGATCATCACGCAATTATCCCGACAAACGTACGACCAAATAATCTTACGGATAATGAACGGAAGGTATATGATTTAGTTGCTCGTCGTTTTATCGCAGTATTTTATCCGGATTGTAAAATCGCAACAACAACTGTTTTGGGAAAAGTCAATAATGTCGAATTCAAAACAACAGGGAAACAAGTTATAGAACCCGGCTGGAGGACCGTTTTCGAAAAAGATAAAGACCCGGAAAAAGAAAATGAAGAAGAAAAAGTTCTGCCTGACTTTATAAAAGGAGAAAACGGGCCGCATGAACCATCTTTAACAGAGAAATGGACGCAGCCACCCAAGTTATATACCGAAGCTACCTTGCTGAGAGCAATGGAAACTGCCGGGAAATTAGTAGATGACGATGAATTACGCGATGCTCTGAAAGAAAACGGCATAGGACGTCCATCCACTCGTGCTGCAATAATAGAGACCCTTTTTAAACGGAATTATATCCGAAAAGAGCGTAAAAATCTCATTCCGACATCCACCGGTATAGAATTGATACAAACAATACAGGACGAACTGCTAAAATCAGCTGAATTGACGGGTATATGGGAAAATAAACTAAGAAAAATAGAGCATAGTGAATATAATGCCCGAAATTTTTTAGATGAACTTAAAATAATGGTTACTCAAATCGTTAACCATGTCAGAAATGATTCTGTCAATAGAAGCATTACTATTCAAGATACGGAAAAAATAGAAACGAATAAAACAAAAAAAACAGATACGAAAAAGAAAAGCAAAAATGCGAATCCGGGGAAAAAAGAAATAAAGAATCAAAGACTTGAATCGGAAATAAATGAAATAACTTGTCCAATATGCAAGCAAGGGAAAATATTGAAAGGCAAATCTGCATATGGATGTTCTAACTGGAAAAACGGCTGTACATTCAGAATTAATTTTTCTGATTGCCCACCGGATATTTCGACTGAGGAACTTCAAAAGGTTGTAGAAAAATATAATACAGAACGAAATGAAGAATAA
- a CDS encoding NUDIX hydrolase, protein MKNNSTELFPIIDEQGHTIGKATRKECHNGSKLLHPVIHLQIFNKYGNLYLQKRAMNKDIQPGKWDTAVGGHVDYGESVEDALFRETREELGITDFSPTFSFSYIFESEIEKEMVYSYYTIYDGLIVPDKDEVETGRFWSIDEIEQNIGKQIFTPNFEIEFQRLQSYLKGLL, encoded by the coding sequence ATGAAGAATAATTCTACGGAACTATTTCCGATAATAGACGAACAAGGCCATACAATAGGGAAAGCGACTCGTAAAGAATGTCATAACGGAAGTAAACTCTTACATCCGGTAATTCATCTACAAATTTTTAATAAATACGGAAATTTATACCTCCAGAAAAGAGCTATGAACAAAGATATTCAACCGGGAAAATGGGATACGGCAGTCGGAGGACACGTTGATTACGGTGAGAGTGTTGAAGACGCTTTGTTTCGCGAGACTCGGGAAGAACTGGGCATTACGGACTTCTCTCCGACTTTTTCGTTTTCATATATCTTTGAATCTGAGATAGAAAAGGAAATGGTATATTCTTACTACACTATATATGACGGACTGATAGTTCCCGATAAAGATGAAGTAGAAACCGGTCGTTTTTGGAGCATTGACGAAATTGAACAAAATATAGGGAAGCAAATATTTACACCCAATTTTGAAATCGAATTTCAACGATTACAAAGCTATTTAAAAGGTCTCTTATAA
- a CDS encoding alpha/beta hydrolase gives MRKIIFYMAVVALLLSCNTHNGNVLQIAEQGSFAVGGTVLTDSLGRNYHGDHAYVFYQKPVDARKYPLVFAHGVGQFSKTWETTPDGREGFQNIFLRRGFSTYLVDQPRRGNAGRGTETVTISPAFDEEEWFNRFRVGIYPDYFEGVQFSRSKEALDQFFRQMTPNIGTVDFEVYSDAYAALFDKIGPAIFVTHSQGGPVGWRTLLKTDNIKAIVSYEPGGGIPFPEGQVPEEGKILTLSKKTEGVEVPMSDFMKYTEIPIIVYYGDNLPETDERPELYEWTRRLHLMRQWAKMLNELGGDVTVIHLPETGLHGNTHFPMSDLNNIEVADLLSKWLYEKNLD, from the coding sequence ATGAGAAAGATAATCTTCTATATGGCTGTCGTTGCTTTATTATTAAGTTGCAACACCCACAACGGAAATGTCTTGCAAATAGCCGAACAAGGCAGTTTCGCCGTAGGCGGCACGGTATTGACCGATTCATTGGGGCGTAACTATCACGGCGACCATGCCTATGTATTCTATCAAAAGCCTGTTGATGCACGGAAATACCCACTTGTTTTTGCACACGGTGTAGGTCAGTTCTCCAAAACGTGGGAAACCACACCGGACGGACGGGAGGGATTTCAGAATATCTTCTTGCGGCGTGGCTTTTCCACCTACCTTGTTGACCAACCTCGGCGTGGTAATGCAGGGCGTGGTACGGAAACTGTTACTATATCTCCTGCCTTTGATGAAGAAGAGTGGTTCAACCGTTTTCGTGTGGGGATATATCCCGATTATTTCGAGGGTGTGCAATTCAGCCGCAGCAAGGAAGCCCTTGACCAGTTTTTCCGCCAAATGACACCCAACATTGGCACCGTGGATTTCGAGGTCTATTCCGATGCCTACGCCGCTTTGTTCGACAAGATAGGTCCGGCGATATTCGTCACTCACTCGCAAGGCGGCCCGGTAGGTTGGCGTACGTTGCTTAAAACCGACAATATTAAGGCGATTGTTTCCTACGAGCCGGGTGGTGGTATTCCATTCCCGGAAGGACAAGTACCCGAGGAAGGAAAGATACTGACCTTATCGAAGAAAACGGAAGGAGTAGAAGTCCCGATGTCCGACTTTATGAAGTACACAGAAATTCCGATTATCGTCTATTATGGCGACAATCTGCCTGAAACGGACGAACGACCGGAACTATACGAATGGACACGCCGTCTGCATTTGATGCGCCAATGGGCAAAGATGCTCAATGAGTTGGGCGGTGATGTGACGGTTATCCATCTGCCGGAAACCGGTCTGCACGGCAATACCCACTTCCCAATGTCGGACTTGAATAATATTGAAGTGGCGGATTTATTATCAAAGTGGCTATACGAAAAGAATTTAGACTAA
- a CDS encoding C40 family peptidase, with amino-acid sequence MILLSSCHTINRTTTTSDLSIFKSLGVELNRNDFIPLYKEAASWIGTPYKYSGNTRSGVDCSGLTCIIYRTVYGILLDRSSENIYKNCTHISKKHLKEGDLVFFSTGKKQKINHVGIYLKNGYFIHSSTSKGVVISHLKESYYADNWKGGGRIKK; translated from the coding sequence ATGATTTTATTGAGTAGTTGCCATACAATAAACCGGACGACAACTACTTCCGATTTGTCTATATTCAAATCGTTGGGGGTAGAACTTAATAGGAATGATTTTATTCCACTATACAAAGAAGCGGCTTCATGGATAGGAACACCGTATAAATATAGTGGAAATACGCGTTCAGGGGTTGATTGTTCGGGCCTTACTTGTATTATTTATCGTACGGTTTATGGTATCTTGTTAGACCGATCATCCGAAAATATTTATAAAAATTGTACTCATATTTCTAAGAAGCACTTGAAAGAAGGTGATTTGGTCTTTTTCTCTACAGGAAAAAAACAAAAGATAAATCATGTTGGTATTTATTTGAAAAATGGATATTTTATTCACTCTTCAACATCTAAAGGTGTTGTGATCAGTCACTTGAAAGAGTCCTATTATGCCGATAATTGGAAGGGTGGAGGAAGGATAAAAAAATAA
- a CDS encoding HdeD family acid-resistance protein, which produces MYKLKNTIVRSIVAIIIGIVLIKWPRLAPNMIIIIIGILFIIPGIVTLINYWIRKSKEGMKLPSYILIESTGSILLGLCMALIPEFFTAFFMYCLGFLLVLGGITQIISLVNIQRNIPISLYYYITPILILIAGIITVLNPFETQDTILIMFGICAIIYGITELVNYYKLK; this is translated from the coding sequence ATGTACAAATTAAAAAATACAATTGTCAGAAGTATTGTTGCTATCATAATAGGAATCGTACTAATCAAATGGCCGAGACTTGCCCCGAACATGATTATCATAATTATCGGTATCCTTTTTATCATACCGGGAATTGTCACATTAATCAATTATTGGATACGCAAGTCTAAGGAAGGGATGAAATTACCTTCTTATATTTTGATAGAAAGTACCGGTAGTATATTATTAGGCTTATGTATGGCATTGATTCCGGAATTTTTCACGGCATTTTTTATGTACTGTCTCGGATTCCTTCTCGTTTTAGGAGGCATAACTCAAATTATATCATTGGTTAATATACAACGTAACATCCCGATAAGTTTATACTATTATATCACCCCTATATTAATTCTTATTGCCGGAATTATAACCGTCTTGAATCCTTTCGAAACTCAAGATACGATCTTGATCATGTTCGGTATATGTGCAATTATTTATGGTATAACAGAACTGGTCAATTATTATAAACTTAAATAA
- a CDS encoding helix-turn-helix domain-containing protein: MNEITKLDTVQHYCDLFGIEALHPLISIVDCDKMPPIRHGRRLYNLYAILLKDTDCGTMSYGRSIYDYEKGTVLFAAPGQVMGADDDGKLHQPAGWALVFHPELLRGTPLASMMKDYTYFSYNANEALHLSEHERRTITECMEKIQIELQYPIDKHSKSLIVDNIKLLLDYCIRFYDRQFITRENANKDILIRFENLVDDYLASNISAEKGMLSVQYCADKLCLSASYLGDLLKKETGVSALKHIQQKMLDVAKERVFDTSRSISEIAYELGFQYPQHFSRWFKKITGCTPNEYRTAN, translated from the coding sequence ATGAATGAAATAACAAAACTCGATACAGTGCAGCACTATTGTGACCTTTTCGGTATTGAAGCGTTACATCCGCTGATAAGTATCGTTGATTGTGACAAGATGCCCCCCATTCGTCATGGACGAAGACTCTACAATCTCTATGCGATCTTGCTGAAAGATACGGATTGTGGAACTATGAGTTACGGAAGAAGCATATACGATTATGAAAAGGGAACTGTTCTTTTTGCAGCTCCGGGACAAGTCATGGGTGCTGATGATGACGGCAAACTTCATCAACCGGCAGGTTGGGCATTGGTATTCCACCCCGAACTGTTACGGGGAACTCCGTTGGCAAGCATGATGAAAGATTATACCTATTTCTCATACAATGCCAACGAAGCTCTGCATCTGTCGGAACACGAACGCCGGACGATTACGGAGTGTATGGAGAAGATACAGATCGAATTGCAATATCCCATTGACAAGCACAGCAAATCGCTGATTGTGGATAATATCAAACTATTGCTTGACTACTGCATCCGTTTTTATGACCGTCAGTTCATCACCCGTGAAAATGCCAATAAAGATATTCTGATACGTTTTGAGAATCTGGTGGATGATTATTTAGCATCGAATATTTCTGCCGAAAAGGGTATGCTTTCCGTGCAATATTGCGCTGACAAGCTCTGCCTTTCTGCCAGTTATTTAGGTGATTTGTTGAAAAAGGAAACCGGAGTATCTGCATTGAAGCATATCCAGCAAAAGATGCTCGATGTGGCAAAAGAACGGGTATTTGATACATCAAGATCTATCAGCGAGATTGCATACGAATTAGGTTTTCAATATCCACAGCATTTCAGCCGTTGGTTCAAGAAAATAACAGGATGTACGCCGAATGAATATAGAACAGCAAATTAG
- a CDS encoding diacylglycerol/lipid kinase family protein, whose product MGTRKRLLAIINPISGTHSKVNIPETIKATLDDSIFDIQIKFTEYAGHATILTKEAVAEKTDYVLSVGGDGTCNEIAKALIHSDTALGIIPIGSGNGLARHLGIPIDVVRALKIVNENRTVALDYCKANDKVFFCTCGVGFDAWVSMKFAEDKHRGGLTYLRKAVTEYMKYKTETYRLESKDGSVKEKAFLIACGNASQYGNNAYIAPRANMQDGKLDVTIIRPFTPFDIGPLAVQLFTKLIDRNSNIKTFETESISIIREKPGIMHIDGEPIMMDARIDVSCIPGGLKALVPEENNKKSLIEPIQSVFWDVVDTIKTELNI is encoded by the coding sequence ATGGGCACTCGAAAACGTCTGTTGGCTATTATAAATCCGATATCAGGAACTCACTCAAAAGTAAATATTCCTGAAACTATAAAAGCGACATTGGATGATAGTATATTTGATATTCAGATCAAATTTACTGAATATGCCGGGCATGCCACTATTTTGACGAAAGAGGCCGTAGCTGAAAAAACAGATTATGTACTTTCTGTAGGTGGAGACGGTACGTGTAACGAAATAGCAAAGGCTCTTATCCATTCCGATACGGCTTTAGGAATTATTCCTATCGGATCGGGTAACGGTTTGGCTCGTCATTTGGGAATTCCTATCGATGTCGTCCGCGCATTAAAGATCGTCAATGAGAATAGAACTGTAGCTTTGGACTACTGCAAAGCTAATGATAAAGTATTTTTCTGTACTTGTGGTGTCGGTTTCGATGCTTGGGTAAGTATGAAGTTTGCGGAAGATAAGCATAGGGGAGGACTTACCTATTTGAGAAAAGCTGTTACTGAGTATATGAAATATAAAACCGAGACTTATCGTTTGGAAAGTAAAGACGGATCGGTTAAAGAAAAAGCATTTTTGATAGCATGTGGTAATGCTTCCCAATATGGGAATAACGCATATATTGCTCCACGTGCCAATATGCAGGATGGAAAGTTGGATGTTACGATCATACGACCTTTTACTCCGTTTGATATAGGGCCGTTAGCAGTTCAATTGTTTACTAAACTTATAGACCGGAATAGTAATATTAAAACATTCGAAACAGAGTCTATATCTATCATTCGGGAAAAACCGGGAATCATGCATATAGATGGAGAACCGATAATGATGGATGCCCGTATAGATGTGAGCTGTATTCCGGGGGGATTGAAAGCCCTTGTTCCTGAGGAGAATAATAAAAAATCACTGATAGAGCCTATACAATCTGTATTCTGGGATGTTGTCGATACGATAAAAACGGAGTTGAATATTTAA
- a CDS encoding carboxymuconolactone decarboxylase family protein — protein MKKLLVCIACALFCISSNYAQNKESMLNLKERQIAAISGSAAKGDKPGLTTALTAGLDAGLSVNEIKEVLVQLYAYCGFPRSMGALNTFIGVLQERKARGINDAEGALPTLQEVSRSVEYGAANQRKLFGRDAQGAVLAFAPAIDQYLKAHLFGDIFGRDNLDWKTRELATIAMLAAMEGVENELKVHIAHGKYNGLTDTQVDEIVTLVRASEWKPEPPKTFIADDKVTVRKVFYKNRYDIMLAADLYMPTDTDINIKYPALIIGHPFGAVKEQCAGLYAQEMAKHGFVTLAFDASYQGESGGMPRHTVSPDALMEDFSASVDWLGIQPFVDRERIGVIGICGSGGFSVCAASIDPRIRALATVSMYDMGRATRNGLGDAMTDEQRKAMFSEVARQRWREAEGEEPRIRFGTPEQLPNNVNEVQKEFYDYYRNPKRGLHPRYLGTRFTSMAALTNFYPFAQIKDISPRPVLFIAGENAHSRYFSEDAYKQADEPKELYIVPNASHVDLYDQTDKIPFDKLTDFFMESLEMTNINK, from the coding sequence ATGAAAAAGTTATTGGTATGTATCGCTTGTGCTTTATTCTGCATAAGCAGCAATTATGCCCAAAATAAAGAAAGTATGTTGAATCTGAAAGAAAGACAAATCGCCGCTATCAGTGGCAGCGCAGCAAAGGGAGATAAGCCGGGACTGACTACGGCTCTGACTGCCGGACTGGATGCCGGACTATCTGTAAATGAAATAAAGGAAGTGCTTGTTCAACTCTATGCCTATTGCGGTTTTCCCCGTAGCATGGGTGCATTAAACACATTTATAGGTGTATTGCAAGAACGCAAGGCACGGGGCATCAACGATGCCGAAGGAGCATTGCCGACCTTGCAAGAAGTAAGCAGAAGTGTGGAATACGGGGCTGCCAATCAACGCAAACTGTTCGGACGGGACGCGCAGGGTGCGGTATTGGCTTTTGCTCCGGCAATCGACCAATACCTCAAAGCACATCTTTTTGGCGATATTTTCGGACGTGATAATCTGGATTGGAAGACAAGGGAATTGGCAACTATCGCCATGCTTGCCGCAATGGAGGGTGTAGAAAACGAGTTAAAAGTACATATCGCTCATGGAAAATACAATGGTCTGACAGATACGCAGGTCGATGAAATCGTTACGCTTGTCCGTGCTTCCGAATGGAAACCGGAACCTCCAAAGACATTCATAGCAGACGATAAGGTAACGGTAAGAAAAGTATTCTACAAAAACCGCTATGACATTATGCTGGCAGCCGACCTTTATATGCCGACAGACACGGATATAAATATCAAATACCCAGCTCTGATTATCGGGCATCCGTTTGGAGCAGTAAAAGAACAGTGTGCCGGATTGTACGCACAGGAAATGGCTAAACATGGTTTTGTCACACTGGCTTTCGATGCGTCCTATCAAGGAGAAAGCGGCGGTATGCCCCGCCATACGGTATCGCCCGATGCCTTGATGGAAGATTTCAGTGCTTCGGTAGATTGGCTCGGCATACAGCCATTTGTCGATAGGGAACGTATCGGTGTAATAGGAATTTGCGGAAGCGGCGGCTTTTCCGTATGCGCTGCATCCATAGACCCTCGTATCCGTGCATTAGCTACGGTAAGCATGTACGATATGGGACGTGCCACACGTAATGGGTTGGGCGATGCAATGACCGATGAGCAACGCAAGGCGATGTTTTCCGAAGTTGCCCGACAGCGTTGGCGTGAAGCGGAAGGTGAAGAACCACGCATCCGTTTCGGTACACCTGAACAACTGCCGAATAATGTCAATGAAGTGCAAAAAGAGTTCTACGACTACTACCGCAATCCCAAGCGCGGGCTGCATCCCCGCTATCTCGGTACACGCTTTACAAGCATGGCGGCACTGACCAATTTCTATCCTTTTGCTCAAATCAAAGATATTTCGCCTCGCCCGGTATTGTTTATAGCCGGCGAAAACGCCCATTCACGTTATTTCAGCGAAGATGCTTACAAACAGGCTGACGAGCCGAAAGAGTTATATATTGTTCCCAATGCCAGCCATGTGGACTTATACGATCAAACGGACAAAATTCCCTTTGACAAACTGACGGACTTCTTTATGGAATCCTTGGAGATGACTAATATTAATAAATAA
- a CDS encoding aldo/keto reductase: protein MKTEQNNEMSRRSFLKRTILTGTAICVTPTLEKVTAAERAIAGKSSTSVTTFPASMAAVRMQRTLGSGKAAFTVSAMGYGCMGLNHNRSQYPSKDKEIALVREAVERGVTLFDTAESYGYHINEKLVGEALKGYTDRVFVSSKFGHKFVNGVQVKTEEDSTPANIRHVCENSLRNLGVETLGMFYQHRIDPNTPIEIVAETCSELIKEGKILHWGMCEVNTETIRRAHKVCPVTAIQSEYHFMHRAVEENGILALCEELGIGFVPYSPLNRGFLGGMINEYTQFDTTNDNRQTLPRFQPEAIRANYRIVEVLNAFGRTRGITPAQVTLAWLMNKKPFIVPIPGTTKLSHLEENLRTCDIVFSAEEMTELEKAVAAIPVIGSRYDALQESKIQK from the coding sequence ATGAAAACGGAACAGAACAACGAAATGAGCCGCCGCAGTTTTCTGAAACGAACGATATTGACTGGTACGGCAATCTGTGTCACACCCACATTGGAGAAAGTAACGGCAGCAGAAAGAGCCATTGCAGGCAAGTCATCTACATCGGTAACAACCTTTCCGGCAAGTATGGCGGCTGTCCGCATGCAACGCACATTGGGCAGCGGAAAGGCAGCATTTACCGTATCCGCAATGGGATATGGTTGCATGGGACTGAACCACAACCGCAGCCAATATCCAAGTAAGGATAAGGAAATAGCATTAGTTCGTGAAGCCGTGGAACGTGGTGTCACCCTTTTCGATACGGCAGAAAGCTATGGCTATCATATCAATGAAAAGTTGGTTGGTGAAGCCCTGAAAGGCTATACCGACCGGGTATTTGTATCATCGAAATTCGGGCATAAGTTCGTGAACGGCGTACAAGTAAAAACCGAAGAAGACAGTACCCCTGCAAACATTCGCCATGTGTGCGAAAACTCCCTGCGCAATCTCGGAGTGGAAACACTCGGTATGTTCTACCAACACCGCATAGACCCGAACACGCCTATCGAAATAGTGGCGGAAACGTGCAGTGAGCTTATCAAAGAGGGTAAAATCCTGCATTGGGGAATGTGCGAAGTCAATACGGAAACAATCCGCCGTGCGCACAAGGTCTGTCCTGTTACAGCTATCCAAAGCGAATATCATTTCATGCACCGTGCGGTCGAAGAAAACGGCATACTGGCTCTTTGCGAGGAATTGGGTATCGGTTTCGTACCTTATAGTCCGCTAAACAGAGGTTTTCTCGGTGGTATGATTAACGAATACACACAATTCGACACTACCAATGACAACCGACAAACCCTGCCACGTTTCCAGCCCGAAGCCATTCGTGCCAACTATCGCATCGTGGAAGTGCTGAACGCTTTCGGACGAACAAGAGGGATTACCCCTGCACAGGTAACATTGGCTTGGCTGATGAACAAGAAACCGTTTATAGTCCCTATTCCCGGTACAACCAAACTCTCGCATTTGGAAGAAAACCTGCGGACTTGCGATATTGTGTTCTCGGCAGAAGAAATGACAGAATTGGAAAAGGCGGTAGCCGCAATTCCGGTTATCGGTAGCCGTTACGATGCCTTGCAGGAATCGAAAATACAGAAATAA
- a CDS encoding EamA family transporter, protein MLGFYLIIIRKVAVKYSPVTLQKWMFLFAALFVIPFCINDLQMQSFNPSAFRLQPLFQLGFVLLFATVLNNLLYPVALKRIQPTIASIYINLQPIIVSIVVILIGQDIFSWDAPIAAILVYPVFC, encoded by the coding sequence ATGCTTGGTTTTTATTTAATCATTATACGAAAAGTCGCAGTAAAATATTCTCCTGTCACACTTCAAAAATGGATGTTTCTGTTTGCCGCACTATTTGTAATCCCGTTCTGTATAAATGATCTGCAAATGCAATCATTTAATCCGTCCGCATTTCGATTACAGCCGTTGTTTCAACTTGGATTTGTATTATTGTTCGCAACAGTACTCAATAATCTATTATATCCTGTTGCACTTAAACGCATACAACCCACCATTGCCAGCATTTACATCAATCTACAACCAATTATAGTTTCTATCGTTGTGATTTTGATTGGGCAAGATATTTTTAGCTGGGACGCACCGATTGCAGCTATACTTGTTTATCCGGTGTTTTGCTGA